The Candidatus Koribacter versatilis Ellin345 genome has a segment encoding these proteins:
- a CDS encoding NapC/NirT family cytochrome c has protein sequence MPEPNQRPTWFLISQHWLSVTGVVLVITAVLTWIFILPVQLRGHVDNPYAGLVAFVLLPVVFFGGLVLTPIGLFLAKRRIRHGFSSGGFDRKNALRRIAIVVGVTTVLNILIGTQVSYRAVSHMETPQFCGGTCHVMAPEYAAYQNSPHSRVECVGCHVAPGASGWVSSKAAGTRQLVETILKSSPKPIPSAIETNRLVPARETCEHCHWPEKFSGVNLRVLTKYAPDETNTRTQTVLLMMVGGDKYKGIHGAHVGPGIHIRFAASDPKRQTITRVQYENESSGLKEEFVASDSQKAAPDGTATIEMQCVDCHNRPTHTFEMPEPGLDKALALGEIAVTLPYVKKESAQLLQATYTSQAEASEKIPSQLNAYYQQNYPSVYSQRGAEVDRAGKAVLAIYNRNVFPELGVTWGTYPNNLGHTESPGCFRCHDGSHTSSSGKTIPQDCNSCHEPLAMDEASPEILQKLGIAERISALQRK, from the coding sequence GTGCCTGAACCGAATCAGCGACCAACGTGGTTTTTGATTTCGCAGCACTGGCTGAGCGTGACCGGGGTCGTGCTCGTTATCACCGCAGTGCTCACGTGGATATTCATCCTGCCAGTTCAATTGCGCGGGCATGTGGATAATCCGTATGCGGGACTGGTTGCGTTCGTTCTTCTTCCCGTGGTGTTTTTCGGGGGGCTCGTCCTCACCCCAATCGGGCTCTTTCTGGCAAAACGCCGGATCCGTCACGGTTTTTCGTCAGGTGGGTTCGATCGGAAGAACGCACTGCGCCGCATCGCCATCGTCGTGGGCGTGACGACAGTCCTGAACATCCTAATAGGCACACAGGTTTCCTATCGCGCCGTGAGCCACATGGAGACACCTCAATTCTGCGGGGGGACGTGCCACGTAATGGCGCCGGAGTACGCGGCATACCAGAACTCGCCCCACTCCAGGGTGGAATGTGTCGGGTGTCACGTTGCTCCCGGCGCTTCGGGCTGGGTCAGCAGTAAAGCGGCGGGCACGCGCCAGCTCGTAGAGACAATTCTAAAATCCAGCCCCAAGCCGATTCCTTCCGCAATCGAAACCAACCGCCTCGTGCCTGCGCGGGAGACATGCGAACACTGCCATTGGCCGGAGAAATTCTCAGGCGTGAATCTACGAGTTCTGACGAAATATGCGCCGGACGAAACCAATACAAGGACGCAGACCGTCCTCCTAATGATGGTGGGGGGGGACAAATATAAGGGCATTCACGGCGCACATGTCGGCCCCGGAATTCACATCCGGTTTGCTGCATCCGATCCTAAGAGACAGACGATTACACGGGTACAGTATGAGAATGAGTCTTCCGGCCTAAAAGAAGAGTTCGTCGCATCCGACAGCCAGAAGGCGGCGCCGGATGGCACGGCGACGATCGAGATGCAGTGCGTGGATTGCCACAACCGTCCGACTCACACGTTCGAAATGCCCGAGCCTGGACTGGACAAAGCACTCGCGCTCGGAGAGATTGCCGTGACCCTGCCTTATGTCAAGAAGGAGAGCGCGCAATTGCTGCAGGCGACTTACACGAGCCAGGCAGAGGCGTCGGAGAAGATTCCTTCCCAATTAAACGCCTACTATCAGCAAAACTATCCCAGCGTTTACAGCCAGCGTGGGGCAGAAGTCGATCGTGCCGGGAAAGCGGTCCTCGCGATTTACAACCGCAACGTTTTTCCGGAGCTTGGAGTTACATGGGGAACCTATCCGAACAATCTCGGCCACACTGAGTCCCCCGGCTGCTTCCGCTGTCACGATGGCTCGCACACTTCAAGTTCAGGCAAAACCATTCCGCAGGATTGCAACAGCTGTCACGAACCCCTGGCGATGGACGAGGCATCTCCGGAAATTCTTCAGAAGCTTGGCATCGCCGAGCGCATTTCCGCTCTTCAGCGAAAATGA
- the fdnG gene encoding formate dehydrogenase-N subunit alpha, with protein MRLTIGASAGLALGSLVDVKAVRAANESLKLSNVREFTTSCNFCSCGCGMVATVRDNKLITLEGDYDHVVNEGSLCVKGMSMFPTHASPQRNQVPRYRAPGSDHWEDITWEDAVERISQKIRKTRDTTWIANEKAGDTEVPVNRTDAIAFLGGAQNTNEECYLFQKFARLLGTAYVEHQARLUHSPTVPGLGASFGRGAMTNHWADMQHCKAILVEGSNAAENHVMAMKWIRKAQENGAIIIHVDPRFTRTSAGADIFARIRPGADAAFLNAMINHILENKLYDQDYVETHTNALMIGNADFDFKDGLFSGYDEEGHKYKTDTWGYQLDGSGKPRHATSLDDPHCVFSTLRKFFARYTLEVGERMSGIPAAQIKLIAETMAKHRPGTILYALGMTQHTTAVQGIRAFTIFQLLLGNIGKPGGGVNALRGEPNVQGACDMAVLNNYMPGYLNYPVHTEPTLAAWTVNNGSLRRKYLVNTLKAFYGDAATAENEFCYAWLPKRNSAKDYSAYGIFESALAGNMKLLWIAGQNPAVSSPNLKLVFEALGNLETLVVQELWETETAAFWKRPGVDPKSVKTEVFLLPAAFFMEKQGTITNSGAMVQWRYKAVPPPGQAKPDGEIVDIVYRRVRDLLKDSTDPKDQIVKRAFWTYTTPEDVLREINGRALHDIPGTDLKAGTLASRIADLKADGSTSSGCWIYAGVFSKGENLSKRRDHRTDPGKLGLYPNFGWTWPNNMRVLYNRASCDRHGKPYPGSKPIVWWDEEAKRWTGYDVPDVPVITDGPNTPNGQRAFHMNAEGVARLFAAVYKDPEPASDDLWRDASYVPKDGPLPEMYEPVESPVENPMHPKVRNNPMLKYPRVGSIHQPIGTAKDFPYVLMTSTVAEHWCGGSTTRNNPWLNELMPEPVCEIPEVLGSKLSVKSGDWVKVSSARGEVEVKAVVTPRMQPLQIAGQQVIIVWMPYNWGFQGLSTGPSVNHLTIDAVDPGAGTQETKACLVNVVKVRDASARRSDPRGRRA; from the coding sequence CTGCGGCTCACGATTGGAGCAAGCGCCGGTCTCGCGCTCGGCTCACTGGTCGACGTGAAGGCTGTGCGTGCCGCGAATGAGAGTCTAAAACTCTCGAACGTCCGCGAATTTACAACCTCCTGCAACTTCTGTTCGTGCGGATGCGGTATGGTCGCGACCGTGCGCGACAACAAGCTCATCACTCTCGAGGGCGATTACGACCACGTCGTAAACGAGGGGTCATTGTGCGTGAAGGGGATGTCTATGTTTCCCACGCACGCGTCTCCGCAGCGCAATCAAGTGCCCCGCTATCGAGCTCCCGGGAGCGATCACTGGGAAGACATTACGTGGGAGGATGCGGTTGAGCGCATCTCGCAGAAAATCCGCAAGACTCGCGACACCACTTGGATCGCAAACGAGAAGGCAGGCGACACCGAAGTCCCAGTGAATCGTACCGACGCCATCGCCTTCCTAGGCGGCGCCCAAAATACCAACGAAGAGTGCTACCTCTTCCAAAAGTTCGCTCGACTGCTCGGAACGGCCTACGTGGAACACCAGGCCAGACTTTGACACAGCCCCACCGTCCCCGGTCTGGGGGCATCATTCGGTCGCGGCGCTATGACGAACCACTGGGCCGACATGCAGCATTGCAAGGCGATCCTGGTGGAAGGCAGCAACGCAGCCGAAAACCACGTCATGGCCATGAAGTGGATCCGTAAAGCGCAGGAAAACGGCGCCATCATTATCCACGTGGACCCGCGGTTCACACGAACCTCCGCTGGAGCCGATATTTTCGCCCGCATTCGGCCGGGGGCAGATGCAGCGTTCTTGAACGCGATGATTAACCACATCCTGGAGAACAAACTCTACGATCAGGATTATGTGGAGACACACACCAATGCTTTGATGATCGGGAACGCCGACTTCGACTTCAAAGACGGCCTGTTCAGCGGATACGACGAAGAAGGTCACAAGTACAAAACGGACACCTGGGGCTATCAACTGGATGGTTCCGGGAAACCACGTCACGCGACAAGCCTCGACGATCCCCATTGTGTGTTCTCGACGCTGCGCAAGTTCTTCGCGCGTTACACGCTCGAAGTCGGCGAGCGCATGTCCGGCATTCCCGCGGCACAGATCAAGCTGATTGCCGAGACCATGGCAAAGCACCGCCCTGGGACGATTCTCTATGCCCTTGGCATGACGCAGCACACGACTGCTGTCCAAGGCATCCGCGCCTTCACCATCTTCCAACTTCTTCTCGGAAATATTGGGAAGCCGGGCGGCGGCGTGAATGCGCTCCGCGGCGAGCCAAACGTTCAGGGCGCCTGCGACATGGCGGTTCTGAACAACTACATGCCGGGCTATCTCAACTACCCGGTGCATACCGAGCCGACACTCGCGGCATGGACCGTGAACAACGGCAGCTTGCGGCGTAAATATCTGGTCAATACGTTGAAGGCGTTCTACGGCGACGCAGCCACCGCAGAGAACGAGTTCTGCTACGCGTGGCTGCCGAAGCGAAATAGTGCAAAGGATTACAGCGCCTACGGAATCTTCGAGAGTGCCCTCGCCGGCAACATGAAGCTGCTGTGGATCGCGGGTCAAAATCCCGCAGTGAGCTCTCCCAATCTCAAGCTGGTTTTTGAAGCGCTTGGAAATCTGGAAACGCTGGTTGTGCAGGAATTGTGGGAGACCGAAACCGCCGCGTTCTGGAAACGCCCCGGAGTTGATCCGAAGTCCGTGAAAACGGAAGTATTCCTGCTTCCGGCCGCGTTCTTCATGGAGAAGCAGGGCACCATTACCAACTCGGGCGCCATGGTGCAGTGGAGATACAAAGCCGTTCCACCTCCCGGACAGGCCAAGCCTGATGGCGAAATCGTGGATATCGTCTATCGCCGAGTGCGTGATCTGCTGAAGGATTCGACCGATCCCAAAGACCAAATCGTGAAGCGTGCGTTCTGGACGTACACCACTCCCGAGGATGTCTTGCGGGAGATCAACGGCCGCGCCCTGCACGATATTCCAGGCACCGACCTGAAAGCCGGTACCCTCGCGAGCCGCATCGCCGACCTGAAAGCCGATGGTTCAACCTCTTCTGGCTGCTGGATCTACGCCGGGGTCTTTTCAAAAGGCGAGAACCTCTCGAAGCGGCGTGACCACCGCACCGACCCCGGCAAACTTGGCCTCTATCCGAACTTCGGATGGACCTGGCCGAACAACATGCGGGTGCTTTACAACCGTGCTTCCTGCGATCGCCATGGTAAGCCCTATCCCGGTTCGAAACCGATCGTATGGTGGGACGAAGAAGCGAAGCGCTGGACTGGCTATGACGTTCCCGATGTGCCGGTAATCACTGACGGTCCCAACACGCCGAATGGACAGCGAGCGTTCCATATGAATGCCGAGGGCGTAGCGCGCCTCTTCGCTGCCGTTTACAAGGATCCAGAACCTGCCAGCGATGATCTGTGGCGCGACGCCAGTTACGTCCCCAAGGACGGTCCGCTGCCGGAAATGTACGAACCCGTGGAGAGTCCGGTAGAGAACCCGATGCACCCGAAGGTGCGGAATAACCCCATGCTGAAGTATCCGCGTGTCGGTAGCATCCATCAACCCATCGGCACCGCGAAAGATTTTCCTTACGTCCTTATGACCTCAACCGTAGCCGAACATTGGTGCGGCGGCTCCACGACTCGCAACAATCCCTGGCTGAACGAGTTGATGCCGGAACCTGTTTGCGAGATCCCAGAGGTCCTAGGGTCGAAGCTTTCCGTTAAATCCGGTGACTGGGTGAAGGTCTCGTCGGCTCGAGGAGAAGTTGAAGTGAAGGCTGTCGTCACACCGCGCATGCAGCCGCTCCAAATCGCGGGACAGCAAGTCATCATTGTCTGGATGCCCTACAACTGGGGCTTCCAGGGCCTCTCCACTGGCCCGAGTGTGAACCACCTCACAATCGACGCCGTGGATCCGGGGGCAGGTACGCAGGAGACGAAAGCGTGTCTCGTAAATGTCGTCAAGGTTCGTGACGCCAGCGCAAGGCGTTCCGATCCCAGAGGGAGGCGCGCATGA
- a CDS encoding 4Fe-4S dicluster domain-containing protein, protein MTEPAGGIHTKTTLVDITKCIGCRACQVACKHWNEGEGEATELEYNLGFQNPATLSAKTLTLITFHELPNEQAQGGLNYLFTMRRCLHCLEPACTSACPTTALARMADGPVGYDADKCIGCRYCVWACPWGVPTPEWDSLTPKIKKCTHCADREDQPVPLERNSVPLTADETDRYKKSITTPACVKACPADALTFGDRDSILQDAHARIAAHPDKYVDHIYGEKEAGGTTVVYLSSVPFEKIGFPDVGTKPYPGFSRTALHAVPPAVIAVGAMLGGVYSFMKRRTVALIAAAENNSALASKPKFAPLDAPLLTPFNWGLLALMAFGVISLITRFVLGLGGSTHLSNTYPWGLWIVFDLVWIAVAAGAFATAGIIYVFQRKDLYSLGRSAVLMGLLSYSFVTVTLIADLGLPWNSYQLALQSPEQSAMFEVSWCVGLYVTILLLEFLPVPFERWGLARAMAIWQKWSGAYVAGAVTLFVFLLSRNYVYAALAAVVFSALAWLFRAKDKKPEPIILAIAAVTLSTMHQSSLGSLFLLMPDKLAPQWWSPVMPISFFLSSIAAGTGLVIVIEMWIARGWNRPTPMRQLAAMGQITFWSLLVYAIFRLADMGVRGQFAGAFGGTMGALFIAELVVGFVIPLALLARQSSRMLPRTLFLGASLTTAGVVFNRINVVYFAMHVKGAMPQVAPEHYAPSIFEWGISVGLIATTIFLFGLGVRLMPVLPAKETIQGD, encoded by the coding sequence ATGACCGAACCCGCTGGTGGAATTCACACGAAGACGACCCTGGTAGACATCACGAAGTGCATCGGCTGCCGCGCTTGCCAGGTGGCGTGTAAGCATTGGAATGAGGGCGAGGGGGAAGCAACCGAGCTCGAATACAATCTTGGCTTCCAGAACCCCGCCACGCTCTCTGCCAAAACCCTTACGCTTATTACTTTCCATGAACTGCCCAACGAGCAGGCGCAGGGTGGATTGAATTACCTCTTCACCATGAGGCGCTGCCTGCACTGCCTCGAGCCCGCTTGCACTTCTGCCTGCCCGACGACGGCGCTAGCCCGGATGGCAGACGGCCCAGTGGGTTACGACGCAGACAAGTGCATCGGGTGCAGATATTGCGTTTGGGCATGCCCTTGGGGAGTGCCGACCCCCGAGTGGGACTCGCTAACTCCGAAGATCAAGAAGTGCACGCATTGCGCCGATCGTGAGGACCAGCCGGTACCACTGGAACGGAACAGCGTGCCGCTTACAGCGGATGAAACCGACCGCTACAAAAAGTCCATTACCACGCCTGCATGTGTGAAGGCCTGTCCCGCCGACGCCCTCACCTTCGGCGATCGCGACAGCATTCTCCAGGACGCCCACGCGCGGATTGCTGCCCATCCCGACAAGTACGTTGACCACATCTACGGAGAAAAAGAGGCAGGCGGCACTACCGTTGTATATCTGTCCTCTGTTCCCTTCGAGAAAATCGGCTTTCCAGATGTAGGCACAAAGCCATATCCCGGATTCTCGCGAACGGCACTGCATGCAGTGCCGCCTGCAGTCATCGCAGTCGGCGCAATGCTGGGAGGCGTGTACTCCTTCATGAAGCGACGCACTGTGGCGCTCATCGCCGCAGCGGAGAACAACTCCGCACTGGCTTCAAAACCGAAATTCGCTCCGCTGGACGCGCCGCTCCTGACACCTTTTAACTGGGGTCTCCTGGCGCTGATGGCGTTCGGTGTCATCTCTTTGATCACGCGCTTTGTCCTCGGACTCGGCGGAAGCACGCATCTATCAAACACCTACCCATGGGGTCTCTGGATTGTGTTCGACCTCGTGTGGATCGCCGTGGCCGCGGGCGCATTCGCCACAGCCGGCATCATTTATGTCTTCCAGAGAAAAGACCTTTATTCGCTGGGAAGATCGGCCGTCCTGATGGGGCTGCTCAGTTATTCCTTCGTCACCGTGACGCTTATCGCCGACCTTGGCTTGCCGTGGAATTCGTATCAACTCGCATTGCAATCGCCGGAACAATCCGCGATGTTCGAAGTCTCGTGGTGCGTTGGTTTGTACGTCACGATTCTCTTGCTGGAATTCCTGCCGGTTCCGTTTGAACGCTGGGGGTTGGCAAGAGCAATGGCCATCTGGCAGAAGTGGTCGGGCGCTTATGTTGCCGGTGCCGTAACGCTTTTCGTATTCCTGCTCTCGAGGAACTACGTCTACGCAGCGCTCGCGGCCGTTGTGTTCTCCGCGCTCGCATGGCTATTCCGCGCCAAGGACAAGAAACCCGAACCGATCATCCTTGCGATTGCGGCGGTCACCTTGTCCACCATGCACCAGAGCTCTCTGGGATCGCTCTTCCTGCTGATGCCGGACAAACTCGCTCCGCAGTGGTGGTCGCCGGTCATGCCGATCTCGTTCTTCCTCTCGTCGATCGCAGCCGGAACAGGCTTGGTGATCGTGATTGAGATGTGGATCGCAAGGGGCTGGAATCGACCCACCCCCATGCGCCAACTGGCGGCGATGGGTCAGATCACGTTTTGGTCTCTGCTCGTCTACGCCATCTTCCGACTGGCGGACATGGGTGTTCGCGGGCAATTCGCCGGCGCCTTCGGCGGCACCATGGGCGCTCTGTTTATCGCGGAGTTGGTTGTAGGTTTCGTGATTCCGCTCGCGTTGCTCGCCCGACAGTCTTCTCGAATGCTCCCAAGAACATTGTTCCTCGGGGCGAGCCTGACGACTGCCGGTGTGGTATTCAATCGCATCAATGTTGTTTATTTTGCGATGCATGTAAAAGGCGCGATGCCGCAGGTCGCACCCGAGCACTACGCTCCATCGATCTTTGAGTGGGGTATCTCGGTCGGCTTGATCGCGACGACGATTTTCCTCTTCGGACTCGGCGTGCGCCTGATGCCGGTTTTGCCCGCGAAAGAGACAATCCAGGGTGACTGA
- a CDS encoding formate dehydrogenase accessory protein FdhE — translation MLNRDAWLARHPYLVALADLDANVRSTLDGIGIAPAATPNFEDYRAEYKSGVPLLHSSALVFDVEAPTSFLLELIERLSRRSDIGELAPQCWELHAQFSMDHGSAARAMAALLHRTDESEAQIGVLRFLAWKLMRVYFSPMLRSFDAWRPEEQWLLSYCPVCASLPTMAQLTGQEPGRMRHLHCPCCGTRWRFRRTGCPFCEREDDHRLAVIAIEGEGGLRLDHCDSCQGYLKTYDGEGNEALLLSDWASLHIDVLANDRGLRSLGAPLFDLAALSQIASGT, via the coding sequence ATGCTGAACCGAGATGCCTGGCTCGCTCGTCATCCTTATCTCGTTGCACTCGCAGACCTCGATGCCAACGTGCGCAGTACCCTTGACGGCATTGGCATTGCGCCAGCAGCCACGCCCAACTTCGAGGACTATCGCGCCGAGTACAAATCCGGTGTGCCGCTGCTTCACAGCTCCGCTCTCGTTTTCGATGTCGAAGCTCCAACCAGCTTTCTGCTGGAGCTCATCGAACGCCTATCGCGACGCTCCGATATCGGAGAACTAGCCCCGCAATGCTGGGAGCTGCATGCGCAGTTCTCGATGGATCATGGCAGTGCTGCGCGAGCCATGGCTGCACTGCTTCATCGGACAGACGAATCGGAAGCCCAGATCGGTGTACTTCGCTTCCTCGCATGGAAACTCATGCGAGTTTATTTCTCGCCAATGTTGAGGTCCTTCGATGCCTGGCGCCCTGAAGAGCAATGGCTTCTCAGCTACTGCCCCGTATGCGCGTCGCTTCCAACTATGGCTCAACTCACCGGCCAGGAGCCAGGCCGAATGCGGCACCTGCATTGTCCATGCTGCGGCACGCGTTGGCGGTTCCGGCGGACCGGCTGCCCCTTCTGCGAACGAGAAGATGATCATCGACTGGCGGTGATTGCAATCGAAGGCGAAGGCGGGCTGCGCCTGGACCACTGCGATTCATGCCAGGGCTATCTCAAGACTTACGATGGAGAGGGAAACGAAGCCTTGCTTTTGTCCGATTGGGCGTCCCTGCACATTGATGTGCTGGCAAACGACCGGGGACTGCGAAGCTTGGGTGCGCCTCTCTTCGACCTCGCGGCACTGAGTCAAATCGCGAGCGGCACCTAG
- a CDS encoding maltoporin: protein MVARIGVASTLLLLCSLFFCVPSLDAQSAQDLHNELEQMKQQYAQKVAELESRIATLEKQNASIAAATQQNTVTVTDLQTEALRHAEGPADKLTRDERTQIEQQDAVNAPRYDLVRDAEMEIAKLKQQAKLFEFHGYLRSGAGINSEGGQMVAFQAPGAGAKYRLGNEADTYAELTLVNNWINSQHETDKAWLKTTVTVQADTTQSTNYASTDKFRFREAFVQMGNLLESHPEAKFWAGERYYRRVNIDINDFYILDTAGYGGGVEDLNLNFAKTSLAYFIGAHEDINTGSGRYVKNMLDARLYDIKAPLGKVGLWYDYSFSKGGTTTDTNTDIASVGGWALGFTHTRTEWLGGYHRFTFQYGEGAAANFNSGTADPTPFLPDAKTYRVTESVVLQPSKVFAIQPLVIYQEQSTGHPDEGNATWLSFGARPVIFFNQHVSLAFEPGFDRTKSPTGAYEGWVRKFTIAPQIGAGREFFSRPVLRAFVTYANWSDGLKGYVGGPVYKDKTSGWNFGVQAETWW from the coding sequence ATGGTTGCAAGAATCGGCGTAGCGTCCACCCTGCTGCTACTCTGTTCCCTTTTCTTTTGCGTTCCGTCCTTGGATGCGCAGTCCGCTCAAGACCTTCACAATGAACTTGAGCAGATGAAGCAACAGTACGCGCAAAAGGTCGCCGAGTTGGAATCGCGGATCGCGACCCTCGAAAAACAGAACGCGTCAATTGCTGCCGCGACGCAGCAGAATACGGTGACAGTTACAGACTTGCAAACGGAGGCCTTGAGACATGCTGAAGGGCCGGCCGATAAGCTGACACGCGACGAACGTACCCAGATCGAGCAACAGGACGCGGTAAATGCCCCTCGCTACGATCTCGTCCGCGATGCCGAGATGGAGATCGCGAAGCTTAAACAGCAAGCAAAACTCTTTGAATTCCACGGCTACTTGCGTTCAGGAGCTGGAATTAATAGCGAAGGCGGCCAGATGGTTGCGTTCCAGGCGCCTGGTGCCGGCGCGAAGTACCGTCTCGGCAATGAGGCCGACACCTATGCCGAATTGACGCTCGTCAACAACTGGATCAACTCGCAGCACGAGACCGATAAAGCCTGGTTGAAGACAACGGTAACGGTGCAGGCCGACACGACTCAATCTACGAATTATGCGTCGACCGACAAGTTTCGTTTCCGCGAGGCCTTCGTGCAGATGGGCAACTTGCTGGAGAGTCACCCTGAGGCCAAGTTCTGGGCAGGTGAGCGCTACTATCGTCGCGTGAACATTGACATCAATGATTTCTACATTCTCGACACCGCCGGTTATGGCGGTGGAGTGGAAGATTTGAACCTTAACTTCGCGAAGACTTCACTCGCCTACTTCATTGGTGCGCATGAGGACATCAATACCGGAAGCGGTCGTTATGTGAAGAACATGCTTGATGCGCGGCTGTATGACATCAAGGCGCCTCTTGGGAAAGTGGGACTTTGGTATGACTACTCTTTCTCGAAGGGCGGAACGACGACGGACACGAATACCGACATTGCATCCGTAGGAGGATGGGCGCTCGGATTTACCCATACGCGTACGGAATGGTTAGGCGGATATCACCGCTTCACCTTCCAGTACGGCGAGGGCGCCGCCGCGAACTTCAATTCCGGCACTGCCGATCCGACACCTTTCCTGCCGGATGCCAAGACCTACCGAGTTACCGAAAGCGTGGTTCTGCAGCCATCCAAGGTATTCGCGATCCAGCCGCTCGTCATCTATCAAGAGCAGTCCACCGGCCATCCAGACGAAGGGAACGCGACTTGGCTGTCCTTTGGCGCGCGCCCTGTGATTTTCTTCAACCAGCATGTCTCGCTTGCATTCGAGCCCGGCTTCGACCGTACGAAAAGTCCTACCGGTGCATACGAGGGTTGGGTCCGCAAGTTCACAATCGCTCCGCAGATCGGTGCAGGACGGGAATTCTTCAGTCGCCCCGTGCTGCGAGCATTCGTCACTTACGCAAACTGGTCCGATGGTTTGAAGGGCTATGTCGGCGGTCCGGTCTACAAGGACAAGACCTCTGGCTGGAACTTCGGAGTGCAGGCTGAAACTTGGTGGTAA
- a CDS encoding Lrp/AsnC family transcriptional regulator, which translates to MTFKVDEADLMILNELQQDSGRPIHELADCVGISMPSCARRVKRLEEHGVIERYVALLNPSALGLDLDVFISVRLNTQTLKAMDEFKELVARMPEVVECYALTGDSDFLLHVRTPGVKEFNSWMQGSLIGVPSIFATHSNISLERIKYSTSLPIPKKKGTSRPAKRKADRKK; encoded by the coding sequence TTGACGTTCAAAGTTGATGAAGCGGACCTGATGATCCTCAACGAATTGCAGCAAGACTCAGGACGGCCGATCCATGAACTAGCCGACTGCGTGGGGATATCGATGCCGTCATGCGCGAGACGGGTGAAGCGACTCGAGGAGCATGGTGTGATCGAACGCTATGTTGCCCTTCTGAATCCCTCTGCCCTCGGCCTCGATCTGGACGTTTTTATTAGCGTTCGACTCAACACACAGACATTGAAAGCCATGGACGAGTTTAAAGAACTTGTCGCTCGCATGCCTGAAGTTGTGGAGTGCTACGCGCTGACCGGAGACTCAGACTTCCTGCTGCACGTGCGCACTCCGGGGGTGAAGGAATTCAACTCCTGGATGCAAGGAAGCTTAATCGGAGTTCCGAGTATCTTCGCCACCCACTCCAATATTTCTCTTGAGCGCATTAAATACTCCACATCGCTGCCCATCCCCAAGAAAAAAGGGACGTCTCGACCGGCCAAGCGAAAAGCCGATCGAAAAAAGTAG